The genome window ATTCCGCCGGAAAGCTGATGCGGATATTGTTTTGCGCGCTCCCCGGGCGACGGGATGCCGGTGAGCGCGAGCATCTCGACCGCGCGGTTCCACGCGTCGCGTCTCGACCCCGTCCCGTGCACGCGCGCCACCTCGGCGACCTGGTCGCCGACGGTGAACACGGGATTCAGCGCCGACATCGGCTCCTGGAAGATCATCGAGATGCGATTGCCGCGAATATTCCGCATCTCGGCGTCGCCGAGCGTCACGAGATCCTGTCCTTCGAACATGATGCGGCTGCCTTCCTCGATCCGGCCCGGCGGCTGGATGAGGCGGAGAATGGAAAGGGCAGTGACCGACTTGCCGCAGCCGGATTCTCCGACGATTCCCACCGTCTCGCCCGCGTTCACCACGAACGACACGCCGTCCACCGATCGCGCGATCGCGGAAGGCATGTGGAACCAGGTGCGCAGGTTTTCGACCGAGAGCAGCGGATGAGTCATCCCATCACCGATTGCCGCGGCTGAAGCGCGCGGAGCAGCGCGTCACCGAGGACGTTGAACGCCATCACCGTCAGCACGATCGCCAGCCCCGGGAAAAGCGAGATCCACCAATGGGCGGCGATCTGATCCGATCCGTCCTGAATCATGTTTCCCCAGCTCGGCGTCGGCTGTCTGACTCCGATGCCGAGATAGGAAAGACCGGCCTCCAAAACTATCACGTGGCCGATGCCGAGAGTCGCCGCGACGACGACCGGCGTGACCACGTTGGGCAACACATGGCGCATGAAAATGCGGGTTCGCGTAGCGCCGAGCGCTCTCGCGGAAGCGACGAAATCCTGCGTCTTCAACGCAAGAACCTGACCTCTCACGAGGCGTGCCACGCCGTACCAGCCTGTGACGCCGAGTATCAGCACGAATCCGGCAAGAGGGATGTCCCGCCATGCGGCGAAGACGGCGATGAGAAGCAACAGCCGCGGAATCGAGAGCAGCGCATCGAGAACGCGCT of Gemmatimonadaceae bacterium contains these proteins:
- a CDS encoding ABC transporter permease; translation: MNSDTPLLYSSVSRAGRRWLARDRSAFFAAVLLVCIALPCLFAPVAASYDPSAQPDIIGLQSRPPSIAHPMGTDPFSRDVMSRLLYGGRLSLSVALFATLVSVTLGTAYGAAAGYSEGLAASALERVLDALLSIPRLLLLIAVFAAWRDIPLAGFVLILGVTGWYGVARLVRGQVLALKTQDFVASARALGATRTRIFMRHVLPNVVTPVVVAATLGIGHVIVLEAGLSYLGIGVRQPTPSWGNMIQDGSDQIAAHWWISLFPGLAIVLTVMAFNVLGDALLRALQPRQSVMG